In Chryseobacterium gotjawalense, the following are encoded in one genomic region:
- a CDS encoding Lrp/AsnC family transcriptional regulator, with amino-acid sequence MDAKDRMILSLLQEDSTISVKEVSEKIGLTFTPTYERIKQLEKQNVIEKYVAILNREKLGLNIIVYCNIRLKEQSQKTLEDFEKHIETFEEVQEIISLSGEYDYMLKIIAKDINSYNDFAVNVISNSPNIWQYHSSIALHEVKKSTKFKLD; translated from the coding sequence ATGGATGCCAAGGACAGAATGATTCTCAGTTTACTTCAGGAAGACTCTACAATATCGGTGAAAGAAGTTTCGGAGAAGATTGGTCTGACTTTTACGCCCACTTACGAACGGATCAAGCAACTTGAGAAACAGAATGTCATCGAGAAATATGTCGCCATCCTTAACCGGGAAAAACTCGGGCTGAATATTATTGTTTATTGCAATATCCGATTAAAAGAACAATCCCAAAAAACGTTGGAAGATTTTGAAAAACATATCGAAACTTTCGAGGAAGTACAGGAAATCATCAGCCTTTCCGGGGAATATGATTATATGTTGAAAATTATCGCAAAAGACATTAACTCTTACAACGACTTCGCTGTCAATGTCATCTCTAACTCGCCAAATATCTGGCAATATCACAGCTCGATTGCTTTACATGAAGTAAAAAAATCGACCAAGTTTAAATTGGATTAA
- the argH gene encoding argininosuccinate lyase yields the protein MKKIWQKDKSLTDQLVSIFTVGKDLDFDDRLAKYDVLGSMAHCKMLAEVGLISNEESLELQSVLNEILSSIENNTFEIDTEAEDIHSQIESVLIEKLGDTGKKIHTARSRNDQVLLDIKLYLLDEIRAIGELTDSLFQQLIRLADQHKKVLLPGYTHFQIAMPSSFGLWFGAYAEALVDDLELLLSVKNIINKNPLGSAAGYGSSFPIDRESTTYHLNFKTLNYNSVYAQMTRGKSEKLLASSMAVLAGTLGKFSYDICLYLSQNFDFISFPKEFTTGSSIMPHKKNPDIFELVRARCNRIQSLPNELILLTNNLPSGYHRDMQLTKEILFPAIDSLKECLEILIYTLPNIEVKNRILEDEKYKYLFSVEKINEEVKSGNSFRDAYVKVGNDIENNDFQYDTKDLNHSHQGSIGNLCLDEIAHQFHKISSKLLA from the coding sequence ATGAAAAAAATTTGGCAAAAAGATAAATCATTAACTGACCAGCTGGTGAGTATATTTACCGTTGGAAAAGATTTAGATTTCGATGATCGATTGGCAAAATACGATGTTTTGGGATCGATGGCACATTGCAAAATGTTGGCAGAAGTAGGACTGATTTCAAATGAGGAATCGCTTGAATTGCAATCTGTTTTAAATGAAATTTTAAGCAGTATCGAAAATAACACTTTCGAAATCGATACCGAAGCAGAAGATATTCATTCTCAAATTGAATCTGTTTTAATAGAAAAATTAGGCGATACCGGAAAGAAAATTCACACCGCCCGTTCCAGAAACGATCAGGTTTTGTTGGATATTAAATTGTATCTGTTAGATGAAATCAGAGCAATTGGTGAACTGACGGATTCTTTATTTCAGCAGCTGATTCGTTTGGCAGACCAGCACAAAAAGGTCCTGTTGCCAGGTTATACGCATTTTCAGATTGCCATGCCGTCATCGTTCGGATTGTGGTTTGGCGCGTATGCCGAAGCTTTGGTCGATGATTTGGAGCTGTTGCTGTCTGTAAAAAATATCATTAACAAAAATCCTTTGGGATCTGCCGCCGGTTATGGTTCTTCCTTCCCAATTGATCGGGAAAGTACGACCTATCATCTGAATTTTAAAACCTTAAATTACAATTCCGTTTACGCACAAATGACGCGTGGAAAATCTGAAAAATTGCTCGCTTCTTCCATGGCAGTTTTGGCAGGAACTTTGGGGAAATTTTCTTATGATATTTGTCTGTATTTAAGTCAGAACTTTGATTTTATAAGTTTTCCGAAAGAATTTACTACCGGAAGCAGTATTATGCCGCACAAGAAAAATCCGGACATTTTTGAGTTGGTAAGAGCGCGTTGCAACCGTATTCAGTCTTTGCCCAATGAACTTATTCTGCTCACCAACAATTTGCCTTCCGGCTATCACCGTGATATGCAACTGACCAAAGAAATCCTTTTCCCGGCGATTGATTCTTTAAAAGAATGTCTGGAAATTCTGATTTATACTTTACCAAATATCGAGGTAAAAAATCGAATTTTAGAAGATGAAAAATACAAATATTTGTTCAGCGTAGAAAAAATAAATGAAGAAGTGAAGAGCGGAAATTCATTTCGGGATGCCTATGTAAAAGTAGGAAATGATATTGAAAATAATGATTTTCAGTATGATACAAAAGATTTGAACCACAGCCATCAAGGCAGTATCGGCAATTTGTGTTTAGACGAAATTGCCCATCAATTTCATAAAATCTCTTCTAAATTATTGGCTTAA